The following coding sequences lie in one bacterium genomic window:
- a CDS encoding methylglyoxal synthase: MEEKTIVLVAHDSKKKDLLEWAKFNKGTLEKFILYATKTTGEEMIKNVDLKVHLLQSGPLGGDSQIATMIVEGKVNMLIFFWDPLTPQPHDVDVKALLRIAVLYNIPVACNRTTADYIISSPLLN; encoded by the coding sequence ATGGAAGAAAAAACAATTGTCCTTGTTGCCCATGATTCTAAGAAAAAAGATTTACTTGAATGGGCAAAATTTAATAAAGGCACACTTGAAAAATTTATCTTGTATGCTACTAAAACAACTGGGGAAGAAATGATAAAGAATGTTGACCTAAAAGTCCATTTATTACAAAGTGGTCCCCTTGGCGGTGATTCTCAAATAGCAACAATGATTGTCGAAGGGAAGGTGAATATGCTTATATTTTTCTGGGACCCTCTCACTCCTCAACCCCATGATGTCGATGTAAAGGCATTACTACGCATCGCCGTGCTTTACAACATCCCTGTTGCCTGTAATCGGACAACGGCTGACTACATCATTTCTTCACCATTACTTAATTAG
- a CDS encoding HepT-like ribonuclease domain-containing protein has translation MKIDLNEWIKVIQGYSSTKGEVVAVYLFGSILVSQDLTQVEDVDIAFFLEGGESVNTFTKAIELNTDLSQVLNFDKFDVVILNNAPLPFRYDIITKGRVIYSKDDELRREFEDLSTKKYFKFKPYLEHYDKYLESRLTRKGENMFNKEIVFQRANICESALKKLNKLKELPETIFLTDAQNIALAEHYLRISIDSLVDLATHIIAVKGLGRPGSSKDIINYLVQSEVIPQEFTRTTLKLIKLRDRLIHLYWEVESPEIYEVVQKELLNILSLLNYLLKYVEKESIPEEEIEIKAE, from the coding sequence TTGGCTCTATCTTAGTATCTCAAGACCTGACACAGGTTGAAGATGTAGATATTGCGTTTTTTCTTGAAGGTGGTGAGTCGGTTAATACCTTTACAAAGGCGATTGAATTAAACACCGACCTTTCTCAAGTGCTGAATTTCGATAAATTCGATGTGGTAATTTTAAATAATGCCCCATTACCCTTTAGATATGATATTATTACGAAAGGCAGGGTTATCTATTCTAAAGATGATGAGTTGCGGCGAGAATTTGAGGATTTATCAACAAAAAAATATTTTAAGTTTAAACCTTATTTAGAACATTACGATAAATATCTGGAATCACGATTAACCAGGAAAGGAGAAAATATGTTTAACAAAGAAATAGTTTTCCAACGAGCAAATATCTGTGAGAGTGCGTTAAAGAAATTAAATAAATTAAAAGAACTTCCAGAGACTATCTTTTTAACCGATGCCCAGAATATCGCTTTAGCCGAACATTACTTGCGAATAAGTATTGATTCATTAGTTGACCTTGCCACTCATATTATTGCGGTCAAAGGATTAGGAAGACCTGGCAGTTCTAAAGATATAATTAATTATTTAGTTCAATCTGAGGTAATACCCCAGGAATTTACCAGGACGACTTTGAAGTTGATAAAGTTACGCGATAGGCTAATTCATTTATACTGGGAAGTAGAATCTCCAGAAATATACGAGGTGGTGCAAAAGGAACTCTTGAATATTCTCAGTCTTCTTAATTACCTCTTAAAATATGTGGAAAAAGAATCAATCCCGGAAGAAGAGATTGAAATTAAGGCAGAATAA